The following are encoded together in the Zingiber officinale cultivar Zhangliang chromosome 8A, Zo_v1.1, whole genome shotgun sequence genome:
- the LOC122012831 gene encoding uncharacterized protein LOC122012831, protein MASTVLASTAIALSSLIAAMMTGCGAYTARNHHLVGDLYSVKLFAILLCFLLAFLLNVQSIRFYSHASLLVNVPVKSHRCAAEYVARALDRGSLFWSLGLRAFYVSFPLFLWVFGPVAMLCCCIVLVILLYSLDAYSGWGMETTPPPDEEMAVL, encoded by the coding sequence ATGGCGTCGACGGTGCTGGCGTCGACGGCCATTGCGCTGAGCTCGCTCATCGCCGCGATGATGACCGGGTGTGGCGCCTACACCGCAAGGAACCACCACTTGGTGGGCGACCTCTACTCCGTCAAGCTCTTCGCTATCCTCCTCTGCTTCCTGCTCGCCTTCCTGCTCAACGTGCAGTCGATCCGGTTCTACAGCCACGCCAGCCTGCTGGTGAACGTACCTGTAAAAAGCCACCGGTGCGCGGCGGAGTACGTGGCGAGAGCGTTGGACAGGGGAAGCCTCTTCTGGTCGCTCGGATTGAGGGCTTTCTACGTCTCGTTCCCTCTGTTCCTGTGGGTGTTCGGGCCCGTCGCCATGCTCTGCTGCTGCATCGTCCTGGTGATTCTCCTCTACTCTCTGGATGCGTACTCCGGCTGGGGCATGGAGACGACGCCGCCTCCGGACGAGGAAATGGCCGTACTGTGA